A portion of the Lolium rigidum isolate FL_2022 chromosome 1, APGP_CSIRO_Lrig_0.1, whole genome shotgun sequence genome contains these proteins:
- the LOC124688748 gene encoding phosphopantothenate--cysteine ligase 2-like, with protein sequence MDPTSAAARRSSEDEAAAFFRAAPALRERDAVAATLAGFVARHSRSAGTGGGPVGVVCVTSGGTTVPLEQRCVRYIDNFSSGQRGAASTEYFLKAGYAVIFIHRRGSKQPYCRFLPEDSFLDLFELGEESEIQVPESHTTVVKTAISSYRKATDEGLLLKLPFTTIFEYLQLLQLVSTSMNCLGHHGMFYLAAAVSDFYVPWESMAKHKIESAGGPLNMQLNQVPKMLFILRNHWAPSAFCVSFKLETDPDILLQKAEMALRKYGMNVVVANELANYKDVVVMVTSSGKTTVSRRSKADDLEEQLIVLLVKMHSDHITQPNPDQET encoded by the exons ATGGATCCGACCAGCGCCGCGGCTCGCCGGAGCTCAGAGGACGAGGCGGCGGCCTTCTTCCGCGCCGCGCCGGCCCTCCGCGAacgcgacgccgtcgccgccaccctCGCCGGCTTCGTCGCCCGCCACTCCCGCTCCGCAG GGACCGGAGGAGGGCCCGTGGGGGTGGTCTGCGTCACCTCCGGCGGCACCACGGTGCCCCTGGAGCAGCGGTGCGTGCGCTACATCGACAACTTCAGCTCCGGCCAGCGAGGGGCCGCGTCCACCGA GTATTTTCTCAAGGCTGGTTACGCCGTCATCTTCATCCATCGCCG TGGGAGCAAGCAGCCTTACTGTAGATTTCTCCCAGAGGATTCGTTTCTTGATCTCTTTGAGCTCGGTGAAGAATCAGAGATCCAAG TCCCAGAATCTCATACCACGGTGGTCAAGACAGCGATTAGCAGCTATCGCAAG GCAACTGATGAAGGTCTACTTCTGAAACTTCCCTTCACTACAATTTTTGAGTACCTTCAG CTACTGCAATTGGTATCAACTTCCATGAATTGCTTGGGACACCACGGAATGTTTTATCTTGCTGCTGCAGTTTCTGACTTCTACGTTCCATGGGAGAGCATG GCTAAACATAAAATCGAGTCAGCAGGTGGCCCTTTGAACATGCAACTCAATCAAGTTCCTAAGATGCTTTTCATCCTCAGGAACCATTGGGCTCCTTCAGCATTTTGTGTATCCTTCAAG CTCGAGACAGATCCGGACATCCTTCTGCAGAAGGCAGAGATGGCCTTGAGAAAGTACGGTATGAATGTCGTGGTGGCAAACGAGCTAGCGAACTACAAAGACGTGGTTGTCATGGTCACAAGTAGCGGGAAGACAACTGTTAGCAGGCGCAGCAAGGCAGATGACCTTGAGGAACAGCTCATCGTTCTCCTGGTAAAGATGCACTCGGATCACATTACGCAGCCCAATCCAGACCAAGAAACATGA
- the LOC124688759 gene encoding DNA polymerase I A, chloroplastic-like isoform X2: MGIRERSACGLGLYANMNGQSNEHEWALESKRMFYLRITNNASHSIHNGATPLRVGNPNHETYGNHRSSNYPSMHNLRERVPSYSIVNRHANTDLAECNLTNQFAHALSTPMSDVDDDIELLSMPSSSNVEISAHDCSSMEAPLPNISNMEAASGLDGKTNVGYANKHKLISQKVVPSFPDRTFLTNESTSKRKALAGIYDKVLVVDNIESAKNVVQLLTTKYRNFVHACDTEVANIDVKKESPVDHGEVICFSIYSENSDVHADFGNEKTCIWVDVLDGGRDVLMEFAPFFEDPSIKKVWHNYSFDSHVIENYGIKVAGFHADTMHLARLWDSNRKTDGGYSLEGLTNDPRVMSDVGKDLTKIGKSSMKTIFGKKKIRKDGAEGKIIYIEPVENLQREDREMWICYSSLDAVSTLKLYESLKCKLETKEWIFDGCPRGTMYDFYEEYWRPFGDLLVKMETEGMLVDRAYLSVIEKTAVAEQKRAADKFRNWASKYCPDAKYMNLNSDVQLRQLFFAGIKNRNKSGETCPQSKTFKVQNDENVAPEGKKASKFRTIKLYGIVKDLKINMFSPSGWPSLSIDALKTLSGKIPMDQIYTMDDDQEHDEYSNGSELPEQDIDESSSYGTAYKAFGGGKKGKEACHAIAALCEISSIDKLISSFILPLQGGNISCKEGRIHCSININTETGRLSARIPNLQNQPAHEKDRYKIRQAFVAAPGNSLVVADYGQLELRILAHLTSCKSMLDAFKAGGDFHSRTAMNMYEHVRDAVHGKRVLLEWDPQPDQQKPPVPLLKDAFGAERRKAKMLNFSIAYGKTARGLAQDWQVTVKEAKDTLNLWYSDRKEVKAWQNRQKELVREKCEVYTLLGRSRRFPNMTHALHVQKGHVDRAAINAPVQGGAADVAMCAMLEIERNALLKELGWRLLLQVHDEVILEGPTESAEMARAIVVECMSKPFYGTNILNVELAVDAKCGKSWYDAK, from the exons ATGGGAATTAGAGAACGCAGCGCGTGCGGGCTTGGATTGTATGCCAACATGAATGGGCAAAGTAACGAACATGAATGGGCGCTTGAGAGCAAGAGGATGTTTTATCTCAGAATCACCAACAACGCCAGTCATAGCATCCACAACGGAGCCACTCCTCTAAGGGTTGGAAATCCAAATCACGAAACCTATGGCAATCACAGAAGTTCAAACTATCCTTCCATGCATAATCTAAGAGAAAGAGTGCCGTCTTACTCCATTGTAAATAGACACGCCAATACAGACTTGGCTGAGTGTAATCTGACAAATCAGTTTGCCCATGCTCTTTCAACCCCAATGAGTGATGTTGATGATGACATCGAACTATTGAGCATGCCTAGTAGCTCTAATGTGGAGATTTCGGCGCATGATTGTTCATCCATGGAGGCTCCTTTGCCTAATATCTCAAATATGGAGGCAGCTTCAGGGCTTGATGGCAAGACTAATGTTGGGTATGCAAATAAACACAAACTCATATCTCAGAAGGTGGTACCATCTTTCCCAGATAGAACTTTCTTGACCAACGAGTCTACAAGCAAACGGAAGGCTCTTGCTGGTATCTATGACAAAGTTTTGGTTGTTGACAATATTGAGTCAGCAAAGAATGTTGTACAATTGCTTACTACAAAGTACAGAAACTTTGTTCATGCATGCGACACGGAG GTAGCAAATATTGATGTCAAAAAGGAGTCACCAGTTGATCATGGAGAAGTAATATGTTTTAGCATCTATTCAGAAAATTCTGATGTACATGCCGATTTTGGAAACGAGAAAACATGCATTTGGGTGGATGTGCTTGATGGTGGAAGGGATGTCTTGATGGAGTTTGCTCCATTCTTTGAGGACCCGTCTATCAAGAAG GTTTGGCATAACTATAGTTTTGATAGCCATGTCATTGAGAACTACGGAATCAAGGTTGCTGGATTTCACGCTGATACAATGCATCTTGCACGCCTTTGGGATTCTAACAGGAAAACTGATGGTGGATATTCACTTGAAGGACTTACAAATGATCCTAGAGTCATGAGTGATGTTGGGAAGGACTTAACTAAAATCGGGAAGTCATCAATGAAAACAATCTTTGGTAAGAAAAAGATTAGGAAGGATGGAGCCGAAGGGAAAATTATATATATTGAACCAGTTGAAAATTTGCAAAGGGAAGACAGGGAGATGTGGATTTGCTATTCATCACTGGATGCAGTGAGTACACTAAAGCTTTATGAAAGCTTGAAATGTAAGCTTGAAACAAAAGAATGGATTTTTGACGGTTGTCCTAGAGGAACAATGTACGATTTCTATGAAGAGTATTGGCGCCCCTTTGGTGACCTTCTTGTGAAGATGGAAACAGAGGGTATGCTTGTTGACCGTGCTTACCTTTCAGTGATCGAGAAAACAGCTGTTGCTGAACAGAAAAGGGCTGCAGATAAGTTTAGGAATTGGGCATCTAAATATTGTCCAGATGCGAAGTACATGAATCTGAATAGTGATGTACAACTTCGCCAGCTTTTCTTTGCTGGCATTAAAAACAG GAATAAATCTGGTGAGACCTGCCCACAAAGTAAAACATTTAAAGTTCAGAATGATGAAAATGTAGCTCCGGAAGGCAAGAAGGCTTCAAAGTTTCGCACAATCAAACTTTATGGTATTGTGAAAGATCTGAAAATTAATATGTTCTCCCCGAGTGGGTGGCCTTCACTCAGCATTGATGCATTGAAAACTTTGTCTGGTAAGATACCCATGGATCAGATTTACACAATGGACGATGACCAAGAGCATGATGAATATAGCAATGGTTCAGAACTTCCCGAGCAGGATATAGATGAGTCATCATCATATGGAACTGCATATAAAGCATTTGGTGGAGGAAAGAAGGGAAAGGAAGCATGCCATGCAATTGCAGCTCTATGTGAAATCTCCTCTATTGACAAGTTGATATCCAGCTTTATTCTTCCCTTGCAG GGAGGTAATATATCATGTAAGGAAGGGCGCATTCACTGTTCAATAAATATCAATACTGAAACTGGGCGCTTATCAGCACGAATACCTAATTTGCAG AATCAACCTGCACATGAAAAAGATCGATATAAGATCCGCCAAGCTTTTGTTGCAGCTCCAGGGAACTCTCTTGTTGTTGCTGATTATGGCCAG CTGGAGCTGAGAATCTTAGCCCATCTTACTAGTTGTAAAAGCATGCTGGATGCTTTCAAGGCTGGTGGTGACTTCCATTCTAGAACAGCCATGAATATGTATGAGCATGTCCGAGATGCTGTTCACGGAAAAAGGGTCCTTCTTGAATGGGATCCTCAACCAGATCAACAGAAGCCTCCAGTGCCATTGTTGAAG GATGCTTTTGGTGCTGAGAGAAGGAAGGCTAAAATGCTTAATTTCTCCATTGCATATGGAAAGACAGCCCGGGGGCTAGCTCAGGATTGGCAG GTGACTGTCAAGGAAGCAAAGGATACACTGAACCTATGGTATAGTGATCGAAAGGAAGTTAAAGCTTGGCAAAATAGGCAGAAAGAGCTTGTACGGGAAAAATGTGAAGTCTACACGTTGCTCGGACGATCACGCCGTTTTCCTAACATGACCCATGCACTTCATGTTCAAAAAGGCCATGTTGATCGTGCTGCTATAAATGCACCAGTGCAG GGCGGTGCAGCAGATGTTGCCATGTGTGCAATGCTTGAGATAGAAAGAAATGCACTCCTTAAGGAGCTCGGTTGGAGACTCCTGTTACAG GTGCACGATGAAGTGATACTGGAAGGGCCAACGGAATCTGCTGAAATGGCCAGGGCCATCGTGGTAGAGTGCATGTCCAAGCCTTTCTACGGAACCAACATCCTGAACGTTGAACTGGCTGtcgatgctaagtgtggaaaaagTTGGTATGATGCCAAGTAG
- the LOC124688759 gene encoding DNA polymerase I A, chloroplastic-like isoform X1: MNGQSNEHEWALESKRMFYLRITNNASHSIHNGATPLRVGNPNHETYGNHRSSNYPSMHNLRERVPSYSIVNRHANTDLAECNLTNQFAHALSTPMSDVDDDIELLSMPSSSNVEISAHDCSSMEAPLPNISNMEAASGLDGKTNVGYANKHKLISQKVVPSFPDRTFLTNESTSKRKALAGIYDKVLVVDNIESAKNVVQLLTTKYRNFVHACDTEVANIDVKKESPVDHGEVICFSIYSENSDVHADFGNEKTCIWVDVLDGGRDVLMEFAPFFEDPSIKKVWHNYSFDSHVIENYGIKVAGFHADTMHLARLWDSNRKTDGGYSLEGLTNDPRVMSDVGKDLTKIGKSSMKTIFGKKKIRKDGAEGKIIYIEPVENLQREDREMWICYSSLDAVSTLKLYESLKCKLETKEWIFDGCPRGTMYDFYEEYWRPFGDLLVKMETEGMLVDRAYLSVIEKTAVAEQKRAADKFRNWASKYCPDAKYMNLNSDVQLRQLFFAGIKNSRNKSGETCPQSKTFKVQNDENVAPEGKKASKFRTIKLYGIVKDLKINMFSPSGWPSLSIDALKTLSGKIPMDQIYTMDDDQEHDEYSNGSELPEQDIDESSSYGTAYKAFGGGKKGKEACHAIAALCEISSIDKLISSFILPLQGGNISCKEGRIHCSININTETGRLSARIPNLQNQPAHEKDRYKIRQAFVAAPGNSLVVADYGQLELRILAHLTSCKSMLDAFKAGGDFHSRTAMNMYEHVRDAVHGKRVLLEWDPQPDQQKPPVPLLKDAFGAERRKAKMLNFSIAYGKTARGLAQDWQVTVKEAKDTLNLWYSDRKEVKAWQNRQKELVREKCEVYTLLGRSRRFPNMTHALHVQKGHVDRAAINAPVQGGAADVAMCAMLEIERNALLKELGWRLLLQVHDEVILEGPTESAEMARAIVVECMSKPFYGTNILNVELAVDAKCGKSWYDAK, from the exons ATGAATGGGCAAAGTAACGAACATGAATGGGCGCTTGAGAGCAAGAGGATGTTTTATCTCAGAATCACCAACAACGCCAGTCATAGCATCCACAACGGAGCCACTCCTCTAAGGGTTGGAAATCCAAATCACGAAACCTATGGCAATCACAGAAGTTCAAACTATCCTTCCATGCATAATCTAAGAGAAAGAGTGCCGTCTTACTCCATTGTAAATAGACACGCCAATACAGACTTGGCTGAGTGTAATCTGACAAATCAGTTTGCCCATGCTCTTTCAACCCCAATGAGTGATGTTGATGATGACATCGAACTATTGAGCATGCCTAGTAGCTCTAATGTGGAGATTTCGGCGCATGATTGTTCATCCATGGAGGCTCCTTTGCCTAATATCTCAAATATGGAGGCAGCTTCAGGGCTTGATGGCAAGACTAATGTTGGGTATGCAAATAAACACAAACTCATATCTCAGAAGGTGGTACCATCTTTCCCAGATAGAACTTTCTTGACCAACGAGTCTACAAGCAAACGGAAGGCTCTTGCTGGTATCTATGACAAAGTTTTGGTTGTTGACAATATTGAGTCAGCAAAGAATGTTGTACAATTGCTTACTACAAAGTACAGAAACTTTGTTCATGCATGCGACACGGAG GTAGCAAATATTGATGTCAAAAAGGAGTCACCAGTTGATCATGGAGAAGTAATATGTTTTAGCATCTATTCAGAAAATTCTGATGTACATGCCGATTTTGGAAACGAGAAAACATGCATTTGGGTGGATGTGCTTGATGGTGGAAGGGATGTCTTGATGGAGTTTGCTCCATTCTTTGAGGACCCGTCTATCAAGAAG GTTTGGCATAACTATAGTTTTGATAGCCATGTCATTGAGAACTACGGAATCAAGGTTGCTGGATTTCACGCTGATACAATGCATCTTGCACGCCTTTGGGATTCTAACAGGAAAACTGATGGTGGATATTCACTTGAAGGACTTACAAATGATCCTAGAGTCATGAGTGATGTTGGGAAGGACTTAACTAAAATCGGGAAGTCATCAATGAAAACAATCTTTGGTAAGAAAAAGATTAGGAAGGATGGAGCCGAAGGGAAAATTATATATATTGAACCAGTTGAAAATTTGCAAAGGGAAGACAGGGAGATGTGGATTTGCTATTCATCACTGGATGCAGTGAGTACACTAAAGCTTTATGAAAGCTTGAAATGTAAGCTTGAAACAAAAGAATGGATTTTTGACGGTTGTCCTAGAGGAACAATGTACGATTTCTATGAAGAGTATTGGCGCCCCTTTGGTGACCTTCTTGTGAAGATGGAAACAGAGGGTATGCTTGTTGACCGTGCTTACCTTTCAGTGATCGAGAAAACAGCTGTTGCTGAACAGAAAAGGGCTGCAGATAAGTTTAGGAATTGGGCATCTAAATATTGTCCAGATGCGAAGTACATGAATCTGAATAGTGATGTACAACTTCGCCAGCTTTTCTTTGCTGGCATTAAAAACAG CAGGAATAAATCTGGTGAGACCTGCCCACAAAGTAAAACATTTAAAGTTCAGAATGATGAAAATGTAGCTCCGGAAGGCAAGAAGGCTTCAAAGTTTCGCACAATCAAACTTTATGGTATTGTGAAAGATCTGAAAATTAATATGTTCTCCCCGAGTGGGTGGCCTTCACTCAGCATTGATGCATTGAAAACTTTGTCTGGTAAGATACCCATGGATCAGATTTACACAATGGACGATGACCAAGAGCATGATGAATATAGCAATGGTTCAGAACTTCCCGAGCAGGATATAGATGAGTCATCATCATATGGAACTGCATATAAAGCATTTGGTGGAGGAAAGAAGGGAAAGGAAGCATGCCATGCAATTGCAGCTCTATGTGAAATCTCCTCTATTGACAAGTTGATATCCAGCTTTATTCTTCCCTTGCAG GGAGGTAATATATCATGTAAGGAAGGGCGCATTCACTGTTCAATAAATATCAATACTGAAACTGGGCGCTTATCAGCACGAATACCTAATTTGCAG AATCAACCTGCACATGAAAAAGATCGATATAAGATCCGCCAAGCTTTTGTTGCAGCTCCAGGGAACTCTCTTGTTGTTGCTGATTATGGCCAG CTGGAGCTGAGAATCTTAGCCCATCTTACTAGTTGTAAAAGCATGCTGGATGCTTTCAAGGCTGGTGGTGACTTCCATTCTAGAACAGCCATGAATATGTATGAGCATGTCCGAGATGCTGTTCACGGAAAAAGGGTCCTTCTTGAATGGGATCCTCAACCAGATCAACAGAAGCCTCCAGTGCCATTGTTGAAG GATGCTTTTGGTGCTGAGAGAAGGAAGGCTAAAATGCTTAATTTCTCCATTGCATATGGAAAGACAGCCCGGGGGCTAGCTCAGGATTGGCAG GTGACTGTCAAGGAAGCAAAGGATACACTGAACCTATGGTATAGTGATCGAAAGGAAGTTAAAGCTTGGCAAAATAGGCAGAAAGAGCTTGTACGGGAAAAATGTGAAGTCTACACGTTGCTCGGACGATCACGCCGTTTTCCTAACATGACCCATGCACTTCATGTTCAAAAAGGCCATGTTGATCGTGCTGCTATAAATGCACCAGTGCAG GGCGGTGCAGCAGATGTTGCCATGTGTGCAATGCTTGAGATAGAAAGAAATGCACTCCTTAAGGAGCTCGGTTGGAGACTCCTGTTACAG GTGCACGATGAAGTGATACTGGAAGGGCCAACGGAATCTGCTGAAATGGCCAGGGCCATCGTGGTAGAGTGCATGTCCAAGCCTTTCTACGGAACCAACATCCTGAACGTTGAACTGGCTGtcgatgctaagtgtggaaaaagTTGGTATGATGCCAAGTAG